In one Solanum lycopersicum chromosome 11, SLM_r2.1 genomic region, the following are encoded:
- the LOC101246778 gene encoding organelle RRM domain-containing protein 1, chloroplastic isoform X2 yields the protein MCIYNASCNPPYGFCCDIDDAVADEIAGMPGVLSVIPDPDFDSMVKDYSYTNGQLSSPSTSYTEGSSLFPPGTSKHWLVRMARPSVGVIRKGPMVDYYVQVLTKVLGNEKDAQMCLYHVSWQANYGFCCELDEACAQELAGVPGVLSVQPDENFDSDNKDYGGGNLKLSVDSQESTASKEETDVRTKKLFVTGLSFYTSEKTLRAAFEGYGELVEVKIIMDKISKRSKGYAFIEYTTLEAASAALKEMNGKIINGWMITVDVAKTNPPKYSKGRPGTTR from the exons atgtgtatatataatgcCTCTTGCAATCCCCCATATGGGTTCTGTTGCGACATTGATGATGCGGTAGCTGATGAGATTGCCG GTATGCCTGGGGTACTATCAGTTATACCTGACCCTGATTTTGACTCGATGGTGAAAGACTATAGCTACACAAATGGTCAGCTAAGTTCCCCATCAACTTCATACACGGAAGGCTCTTCATTATTTCCGCCTGGGACTTCTAAACACTGGCTTGTTCGTATGGCCAGGCCATCTGTTGGAGTCATAAGAAAAGGCCCAATGGTTGACTATTACGTTCAAGTTCTAACCAAAGTTCTTGGGAA TGAGAAGGATGCACAGATGTGCTTATATCATGTGTCCTGGCAAGCCAATTATGGATTTTGTTGCGAATTAGATGAGGCGTGTGCTCAAGAATTAGCTG GAGTGCCTGGTGTTCTATCTGTTCAGCcagatgaaaattttgattcgGACAATAAAGACTATGGAG GTGGGAATTTGAAGCTGAGTGTAGATTCCCAGGAATCTACAGCATCAAAGGAGGAAACCGATGTTAGAACGAAGAAGCTTTTTGTGACTG GTTTGTCATTCTATACGTCTGAGAAAACGCTACGTGCAGCATTTGAAGGCTATGGTGAACTTGTTGAAG TTAAAATCATCATGGACAAAATTTCTAAGAGGTCGAAAGGTTATGCGTTTATCGAGTACACAACACTGGAGGCAGCAAGTGCTGCTCTCAAAGAGATGAATGGCAAG ATTATCAATGGCTGGATGATAACAGTTGATGTTGCTAAGACGAATCCTCCGAAATACAGCAAAGGACGACCAGGAACAACTAGATAA
- the LOC101246686 gene encoding uncharacterized protein isoform X2, whose protein sequence is MVVIPVLGQLADEYGRKPLLLLIVSTAIFPSAILAIDESKGFVYAYYVLRMISHIMSQGSIFCISAAYAADILDGRSRAAAFGWMHGILSLSHVLGNFLARLLPGTYIFEVSVALLIIAPMYMLIFLTETVKLTPDVNQHLRWSSKAYQLVQDRYSSMRYALHVVTSSSTLKCICLVSFFYDMGMSGISSVLMYYLKSAFDFNKNQFSEILMMVGVGSIITQMLVFPLVNPLVGERVVLRIALLASITYALLYGLAWASWVPYFGALFRMVYILERPSTNALVSKASSSSDQGKTQGVVAGAEAIGSFLAPLVMSPLTSWFLSSNAPFNCKGFSLICAAFALAMAFYFAWILPEAPSTHEENGESMETPLLA, encoded by the exons ATGGTTGTCATTCCAGTCCTTGGTCAACTAGCTGATGAGTACGGGCGTAAACCTCTACTTCTTTTAATCGTATCTACTGCTATTTTTCCCAGTG CTATATTGGCTATAGACGAGTCGAAAGGATTTGTCTATGCTTATTATGTGCTGcggatgatttctcatatcatgagTCAAGGAAGTATTTTCTGCATTTCTGCAGCTTATGCA GCAGATATTCTTGATGGTAGAAGCAGGGCTGCAGCTTTCGGTTGGATGCATGGAATTTTATCTTTATCGCATGTTTTGGGAAACTTTCTTGCTCGTTTACTTCCTGGAACCTACATATTCGAG GTTTCGGTGGCACTTTTGATCATTGCTCCAATGTACATGCTAATCTTTCTTACCGAGACAGTTAAGTTAACTCCAGACGTTAACCAACATTTACGTTGGTCAAGCAAGGCATACCAACTTGTTCAGGATCGGTATAGCTCAATGAGATACGCATTACATGTGGTAACAAGCAG TTCAACTCTCAAGTGCATTTGTCTTGTTTCGTTCTTCTATGACATGGGAATGTCTGGTATCAGCAGTGTATTAATG TACTATCTGAAGTCAGCATTTGATTTCAACAAAAACCAATTCTCGGAAATTCTGATGATGGTGGGAGTAGGTTCAATTATCACTCAG ATGCTGGTTTTTCCTCTAGTCAACCCATTAGTTGGAGAAAGAGTGGTACTCAGAATCGCCTTGCTTGCATCAATCACATAC GCATTGCTTTACGGCTTAGCATGGGCATCGTGG GTGCCTTACTTTGGTGCTTTATTTCGGATGGTTTATATACTAGAGCGCCCTTCT ACTAATGCTCTTGTATCTAAAGCATCAAGCTCATCTGATCAG GGCAAAACTCAAGGAGTAGTTGCTGGTGCAGAAGCAATTGGAAGTTTTCTAGCCCCTCTTGTAATGAGTCCATTGACCT CTTGGTTCTTGTCTAGCAATGCACCTTTCAACTGCAAAGGTTTCAGCTTGATCTGTGCAGCTTTTGCTTTG GCGATGGCATTTTATTTTGCTTGGATACTACCAGAAGCACCATCAACACATGAAGAAAACGGAGAAAGCATGGAAACGCCGCTTCTAGCATAA
- the LOC101246778 gene encoding organelle RRM domain-containing protein 1, chloroplastic isoform X1 has product MEVTLPHSSSSALSIISTLSAKTLKPHFKFTLILPDKSSRSLFSSEFCCTCVISRNRATSITASSSSITSIYPSLPNSTSTQSHWMVLMETPPNGVSSKIEVIDYYVETLERVLGSEEDAQMCIYNASCNPPYGFCCDIDDAVADEIAGMPGVLSVIPDPDFDSMVKDYSYTNGQLSSPSTSYTEGSSLFPPGTSKHWLVRMARPSVGVIRKGPMVDYYVQVLTKVLGNEKDAQMCLYHVSWQANYGFCCELDEACAQELAGVPGVLSVQPDENFDSDNKDYGGGNLKLSVDSQESTASKEETDVRTKKLFVTGLSFYTSEKTLRAAFEGYGELVEVKIIMDKISKRSKGYAFIEYTTLEAASAALKEMNGKIINGWMITVDVAKTNPPKYSKGRPGTTR; this is encoded by the exons ATGGAAGTGACACTCCCTCACTCATCTTCTTCTGCACTCTCCATAATCTCTACATTATCAGCTAAAACCCTAAAACCCCATTTCAAATTCACCCTAATTTTGCCTGATAAATCATCAAGAAGTCTCTTTTCTTCTGAATTTTGTTGTACTTGTGTGATTTCAAGAAACAGGGCAACTTCAATAACAGCTTCTTCTTCATCTATTACATCCATTTATCCATCTTTGCCCAATTCTACTTCAACTCAAAGCCACTGGATGGTTCTCATGGAAACCCCTCCCAATGGGGTCAGTTCCAAAATTGAGGTTATTGATTACTATGTTGAGACCCTTGAAAGAGTATTAGGCAG TGAGGAGGATGCTcaaatgtgtatatataatgcCTCTTGCAATCCCCCATATGGGTTCTGTTGCGACATTGATGATGCGGTAGCTGATGAGATTGCCG GTATGCCTGGGGTACTATCAGTTATACCTGACCCTGATTTTGACTCGATGGTGAAAGACTATAGCTACACAAATGGTCAGCTAAGTTCCCCATCAACTTCATACACGGAAGGCTCTTCATTATTTCCGCCTGGGACTTCTAAACACTGGCTTGTTCGTATGGCCAGGCCATCTGTTGGAGTCATAAGAAAAGGCCCAATGGTTGACTATTACGTTCAAGTTCTAACCAAAGTTCTTGGGAA TGAGAAGGATGCACAGATGTGCTTATATCATGTGTCCTGGCAAGCCAATTATGGATTTTGTTGCGAATTAGATGAGGCGTGTGCTCAAGAATTAGCTG GAGTGCCTGGTGTTCTATCTGTTCAGCcagatgaaaattttgattcgGACAATAAAGACTATGGAG GTGGGAATTTGAAGCTGAGTGTAGATTCCCAGGAATCTACAGCATCAAAGGAGGAAACCGATGTTAGAACGAAGAAGCTTTTTGTGACTG GTTTGTCATTCTATACGTCTGAGAAAACGCTACGTGCAGCATTTGAAGGCTATGGTGAACTTGTTGAAG TTAAAATCATCATGGACAAAATTTCTAAGAGGTCGAAAGGTTATGCGTTTATCGAGTACACAACACTGGAGGCAGCAAGTGCTGCTCTCAAAGAGATGAATGGCAAG ATTATCAATGGCTGGATGATAACAGTTGATGTTGCTAAGACGAATCCTCCGAAATACAGCAAAGGACGACCAGGAACAACTAGATAA
- the LOC101246490 gene encoding SUPPRESSOR OF K(+) TRANSPORT GROWTH DEFECT 1-like protein isoform X2, whose product MNALEYFKTHLKYEKNPKIKEAITQKFVEYLRRAEEIRSVLDEGGGGPTSNGDAAVASRAKSKPKNGGGGGGEGDDSENVKLRAGLNSAIVREKPNVKWNDVAGLESAKQALQEAVILPVKFPQFFTGKRRPWRAFLLYGPPGTGKSYLAKAVATEADSTFFSVSSSDLVSKWMGESEKLVSNLFQMARESSPSIVFIDEIDSLCGQRGEGSESEASRRIKTELLVQMQGVGHDDDKKVLVLAATNTPYSLDQAIRRRFDKRIYIPLPDLKARQHMFKVHLGDTPHNLTESDFEQLARKTEGFSGSDISVCVNEVLFEPVRKTQDAEFFIKTSDGLWVPCGPRQPGAIQTNMQELAAKGLASKITPPPISIRDFDRVLWKQKPTVSKADLEVHERFTKEFGEEG is encoded by the exons ATGAATGCTTTGGAGTATTTTAAAACTCATCTGAAATATGAGAAGAATCCCAAGATTAAGGAAGCAATTACCCAGAAGTTTGTGGAGTATTTGAGGAGGGCTGAAGAGATTCGTTCTGTTCTAGATGAGGGAGGTGGTGGGCCGACGTCCAATGGAGATGCTGCTGTTGCGTCGCGCGCAAAGTCAAAGCCAAAGaatggaggaggaggaggaggagaggGTGATGATTCAGAGAATGTAAAGTTAAGAGCTGGGCTTAATTCCGCTATTGTAAGGGAAAAACCTAATGTGAAGTGGAATGATGTAGCAGGGCTTGAGAGTGCCAAGCAGGCATTGCAAGAGGCTGTTATCCTGCCGGTTAAGTTTCCTCAGTTTTTTACTG GCAAGCGTCGACCATGGAGAGCCTTTCTGTTATATGGTCCACCTGGAACAGGAAAGTCATACCTAGCAAAAGCTGTTGCTACAGAAGCAGATTCAACCTTTTTCAG TGTTTCTTCATCAGACCTTGTTTCAAAGTGGATGGGTGAAAGTGAAAAACTTGTGTCAAATCTATTCCAAATGGCCCGAGAAAGTTCTCCTTCAATAGTATTTATAGACGAAATTGACTCCCTATGTGGCCAAAGAGGTGAGGGTAGTGAAAGTGAAGCATCGAGACGTATCAAAACTGAGCTTCTTGTACAGATGCAG GGTGTAGGGCATGATGATGACAAAAAAGTTCTGGTTCTTGCAGCAACAAACACTCCCTACTCATTAGACCAG GCTATTAGACGGAGATTTGACAAAAGAATATACATTCCCCTACCAGATTTGAAGGCAAGGCAACACATGTTCAAG GTACATTTAGGAGATACCCCTCACAACTTGACAGAAAGTGATTTTGAGCAACTAGCTCGGAAAACAGAAGGTTTTTCAGGTTCAGACATTTCTGTGTGT GTAAATGAAGTGTTGTTTGAACCAGTACGTAAAACTCAAGATGCTGAGTTTTTTATTAAGACTAGTGATGGGTTGTGGGTGCCTTGTGGACCTAGACAACCAGGTGCCATTCAGACTAATATGCAGGAGCTTGCAGCAAAAGGCCTAGCTTCAAAG ATTACACCACCACCAATCAGCATAAGGGATTTTGACAGAGTTCTATGGAAACAGAAGCCAACAGTAAGCAAAGCAGATCTTGAGGTGCATGAGAGATTCACGAAGGAGTTCGGTGAGGAAGGATGA
- the LOC101246686 gene encoding uncharacterized protein isoform X1 encodes MEGNISREQLKIIMHLLLPLCIYWTAEEMSVSIIADITTNALCPSKSTCSQAIYINGLQQMVVGICKMVVIPVLGQLADEYGRKPLLLLIVSTAIFPSAILAIDESKGFVYAYYVLRMISHIMSQGSIFCISAAYAADILDGRSRAAAFGWMHGILSLSHVLGNFLARLLPGTYIFEVSVALLIIAPMYMLIFLTETVKLTPDVNQHLRWSSKAYQLVQDRYSSMRYALHVVTSSSTLKCICLVSFFYDMGMSGISSVLMYYLKSAFDFNKNQFSEILMMVGVGSIITQMLVFPLVNPLVGERVVLRIALLASITYALLYGLAWASWVPYFGALFRMVYILERPSTNALVSKASSSSDQGKTQGVVAGAEAIGSFLAPLVMSPLTSWFLSSNAPFNCKGFSLICAAFALAMAFYFAWILPEAPSTHEENGESMETPLLA; translated from the exons atggAGGGTAATATAAGTAGAgaacaattgaaaataattatgcatttaCTGTTACCATTATGTATTTATTGGACTGCTGAAGAGATGTCTGTGTCTATTATTGCTGATATTACTACTAATGCTCTTTGCCCTTCAAAATCCACTTGCTCTCAAGCTATTTACATCAATGGTCTTCAACAAatg GTGGTTGGAATTTGCAAAATGGTTGTCATTCCAGTCCTTGGTCAACTAGCTGATGAGTACGGGCGTAAACCTCTACTTCTTTTAATCGTATCTACTGCTATTTTTCCCAGTG CTATATTGGCTATAGACGAGTCGAAAGGATTTGTCTATGCTTATTATGTGCTGcggatgatttctcatatcatgagTCAAGGAAGTATTTTCTGCATTTCTGCAGCTTATGCA GCAGATATTCTTGATGGTAGAAGCAGGGCTGCAGCTTTCGGTTGGATGCATGGAATTTTATCTTTATCGCATGTTTTGGGAAACTTTCTTGCTCGTTTACTTCCTGGAACCTACATATTCGAG GTTTCGGTGGCACTTTTGATCATTGCTCCAATGTACATGCTAATCTTTCTTACCGAGACAGTTAAGTTAACTCCAGACGTTAACCAACATTTACGTTGGTCAAGCAAGGCATACCAACTTGTTCAGGATCGGTATAGCTCAATGAGATACGCATTACATGTGGTAACAAGCAG TTCAACTCTCAAGTGCATTTGTCTTGTTTCGTTCTTCTATGACATGGGAATGTCTGGTATCAGCAGTGTATTAATG TACTATCTGAAGTCAGCATTTGATTTCAACAAAAACCAATTCTCGGAAATTCTGATGATGGTGGGAGTAGGTTCAATTATCACTCAG ATGCTGGTTTTTCCTCTAGTCAACCCATTAGTTGGAGAAAGAGTGGTACTCAGAATCGCCTTGCTTGCATCAATCACATAC GCATTGCTTTACGGCTTAGCATGGGCATCGTGG GTGCCTTACTTTGGTGCTTTATTTCGGATGGTTTATATACTAGAGCGCCCTTCT ACTAATGCTCTTGTATCTAAAGCATCAAGCTCATCTGATCAG GGCAAAACTCAAGGAGTAGTTGCTGGTGCAGAAGCAATTGGAAGTTTTCTAGCCCCTCTTGTAATGAGTCCATTGACCT CTTGGTTCTTGTCTAGCAATGCACCTTTCAACTGCAAAGGTTTCAGCTTGATCTGTGCAGCTTTTGCTTTG GCGATGGCATTTTATTTTGCTTGGATACTACCAGAAGCACCATCAACACATGAAGAAAACGGAGAAAGCATGGAAACGCCGCTTCTAGCATAA
- the LOC101247083 gene encoding zinc finger A20 and AN1 domain-containing stress-associated protein 4, with amino-acid sequence MAEEQRMQEGGGHRLCANNCGFFGSPTTLNLCSKCYKDHCMKEEQSRTAQLAMEKTRHQQQQQQQSESTSAYIPCTEPLSILEVSQPRETEIATRAPHVQSDTAAEVPQVQSDTVAEVPQVHTQLNDVADQAPQVQSNRCATCRKRVGLTGFKCRCGVTFCGSHRYPEHHGCTFDYKSMGKVAIAMANPLVKAEKLHKI; translated from the coding sequence atggcGGAAGAACAAAGGATGCAAGAAGGAGGAGGACATAGGCTATGTGCTAATAATTGTGGTTTCTTTGGTAGCCCTACAACTTTGAACCTTTGTTCCAAATGCTACAAGGATCATTGCATGAAAGAAGAACAATCGCGAACCGCTCAGCTCGCAATGGAAAAGACTCgtcaccaacaacaacaacaacaacaatctgAATCAACGTCTGCGTACATACCATGTACAGAGCCGTTATCAATTCTTGAAGTCTCACAACCACGAGAGACGGAGATTGCAACTAGGGCTCCTCATGTGCAGTCAGATACTGCAGCTGAGGTTCCTCAGGTGCAGTCGGATACTGTAGCTGAGGTTCCTCAGGTGCATACACAATTGAATGATGTAGCTGATCAAGCTCCTCAAGTGCAGTCAAATCGTTGTGCCACGTGTCGGAAACGGGTCGGTTTAACGGGTTTCAAGTGTAGGTGTGGGGTCACATTTTGTGGTTCACATAGGTACCCTGAGCATCATGGTTGCACCTTTGACTATAAGTCAATGGGAAAGGTGGCAATTGCCATGGCTAATCCATTGGTTAAGGCTGAAAAGCTACACAAAatctga
- the LOC101246985 gene encoding GDSL esterase/lipase At5g03610-like isoform X1, with protein MGNKGYFFYCLCIFTYMTTFHPVDMIEEVDVVLKRQHGRHKHGEIKLFVFGDSYVDTGNWPKSMSSSWKQPYGFTYPGYPSGRFSDGLVLTDFIASFLGIKSPQPYANRKKISSHEMDNYGVNFAYGGTGVFNTFVNQPNMTTQINYFQQLIEEEEQVYNKEKMSSSIAIVSVAGNDYATFITNNNMEDLVNVTKSMLSQLELNLRRIHGLGVQKIGITTMEPIGCLPKLTITSSYENCSEYANSISMFHNQMLHQIIDKLNNQTSKPNFFIIDLYNAFMTSLNIQQNHPGNSNFENPLKPCCMGICGDKKKYVLCKNPEFSFFWDAIHPSQQGWFAVFSALKPSLSFLL; from the exons atggGAAACAAAGGCTATTTCTTCTACTGTTTATGTATCTTTACTTATATGACCACTTTTCATCCTG ttgacATGATTGAGGAGGTTGATGTTGTACTCAAAAGACAACATGGGAGGCACAAACATGGTGAAATTAAGCTGTTTGTATTTGGAGACTCATATGTAGATACTGGGAATTGGCCAAAATCTATGTCTAGTTCTTGGAAACAACCATATGGCTTCACTTATCCTGGTTATCCTTCTGGAAGATTCTCCGACGGCCTCGTACTCACCGATTTTATTG CTTCATTCCTTGGTATAAAATCTCCACAACCTTATGctaatagaaagaaaatatcatcACATGAAATGGACAATTATGGGGTAAATTTTGCATATGGAGGCACAGGTGTATTCAATACTTTTGTTAACCAACCAAATATGACaacacaaattaattattttcaacaaCTTATTGAAGAAGAGGAACAAGTGTACAACAAAGAGAAGATGAGTTCTTCAATTGCTATTGTGTCTGTGGCAGGCAATGATTATGCTACTTTCATCACCAATAATAATATGGAG GACTTGGTCAATGTTACTAAATCAATGTTAAGTCAACTTGAATTAAACCTTAGACGTATACATGGATTAGGAGTTCAAAAAATAGGCATAACAACAATGGAACCCATAGGCTGTTTACCAAAATTGACAATTACTTCATCTTATGAAAATTGTAGTGAATATGCCAATTCTATTTCAATGTTTCACAATCAAATGTTACATCAAATAATAGACAAACTCAACAATCAAACTAGTAAACCAAATTTCTTCATTATTGATCTCTATAATGCCTTCATGACTTCCTTGAACATACAACAAAACCATCCAG gAAATTCAAACTTTGAGAATCCATTGAAACCATGTTGCATGGGAATTTGTGGAGATAAGAAGAAATATGTATTATGCAAAAATCCAGAATTTTCATTCTTTTGGGATGCAATTCATCCTTCTCAACAAGGCTGGTTTGCTGTTTTTTCTGCTCTAAAGCCTTCTCTAAGTTTCTTATTGTAA
- the LOC101247578 gene encoding copper transport protein ATX1: MSQTVVLKVGMSCQGCVGAVNRVLGKMEGVESFDIDIKEQKVTVIGNVEPEAVFQTVSKTGKKTSYWEEPAPASAPEPETKPVEEKPVEEKPTETPAEPEPKPTEEKPAETVA; the protein is encoded by the exons ATGTCTCAG ACAGTTGTTCTCAAGGTTGGCATGTCATGCCAAGGTTGTGTTGGAGCTGTCAACAGAGTTTTGGGTAAAATGGAAG GTGTTGAATCATTTGACATCGATATAAAGGAGCAAAAAGTGACAGTAATAGGAAATGTGGAACCGGAAGCTGTTTTCCAAACGGTTTCAAAGACCGGAAAGAAGACATCATATTGGGAAGAACCAGCACCAGCATCAGCACCAGAACCAGAAACAAAGCCCGTGGAAGAAAAGCCCGTAGAAGAAAAGCCCACAGAAACACCAGCTGAGCCCGAACCAAAGCCCACAGAAGAAAAGCCTGCAGAAACTGTTGCTTAA
- the LOC101246985 gene encoding GDSL esterase/lipase At5g03610-like isoform X2, producing MGNKGYFFYCLCIFTYMTTFHPVDMIEEVDVVLKRQHGRHKHGEIKLFVFGDSYVDTGNWPKSMSSSWKQPYGFTYPGYPSGRFSDGLVLTDFIEEEQVYNKEKMSSSIAIVSVAGNDYATFITNNNMEDLVNVTKSMLSQLELNLRRIHGLGVQKIGITTMEPIGCLPKLTITSSYENCSEYANSISMFHNQMLHQIIDKLNNQTSKPNFFIIDLYNAFMTSLNIQQNHPGNSNFENPLKPCCMGICGDKKKYVLCKNPEFSFFWDAIHPSQQGWFAVFSALKPSLSFLL from the exons atggGAAACAAAGGCTATTTCTTCTACTGTTTATGTATCTTTACTTATATGACCACTTTTCATCCTG ttgacATGATTGAGGAGGTTGATGTTGTACTCAAAAGACAACATGGGAGGCACAAACATGGTGAAATTAAGCTGTTTGTATTTGGAGACTCATATGTAGATACTGGGAATTGGCCAAAATCTATGTCTAGTTCTTGGAAACAACCATATGGCTTCACTTATCCTGGTTATCCTTCTGGAAGATTCTCCGACGGCCTCGTACTCACCGATTTTATTG AAGAGGAACAAGTGTACAACAAAGAGAAGATGAGTTCTTCAATTGCTATTGTGTCTGTGGCAGGCAATGATTATGCTACTTTCATCACCAATAATAATATGGAG GACTTGGTCAATGTTACTAAATCAATGTTAAGTCAACTTGAATTAAACCTTAGACGTATACATGGATTAGGAGTTCAAAAAATAGGCATAACAACAATGGAACCCATAGGCTGTTTACCAAAATTGACAATTACTTCATCTTATGAAAATTGTAGTGAATATGCCAATTCTATTTCAATGTTTCACAATCAAATGTTACATCAAATAATAGACAAACTCAACAATCAAACTAGTAAACCAAATTTCTTCATTATTGATCTCTATAATGCCTTCATGACTTCCTTGAACATACAACAAAACCATCCAG gAAATTCAAACTTTGAGAATCCATTGAAACCATGTTGCATGGGAATTTGTGGAGATAAGAAGAAATATGTATTATGCAAAAATCCAGAATTTTCATTCTTTTGGGATGCAATTCATCCTTCTCAACAAGGCTGGTTTGCTGTTTTTTCTGCTCTAAAGCCTTCTCTAAGTTTCTTATTGTAA
- the LOC101246490 gene encoding SUPPRESSOR OF K(+) TRANSPORT GROWTH DEFECT 1-like protein isoform X1: MYSNFKEQAVAYVKQAVEEDNAGNYAKAFSLYMNALEYFKTHLKYEKNPKIKEAITQKFVEYLRRAEEIRSVLDEGGGGPTSNGDAAVASRAKSKPKNGGGGGGEGDDSENVKLRAGLNSAIVREKPNVKWNDVAGLESAKQALQEAVILPVKFPQFFTGKRRPWRAFLLYGPPGTGKSYLAKAVATEADSTFFSVSSSDLVSKWMGESEKLVSNLFQMARESSPSIVFIDEIDSLCGQRGEGSESEASRRIKTELLVQMQGVGHDDDKKVLVLAATNTPYSLDQAIRRRFDKRIYIPLPDLKARQHMFKVHLGDTPHNLTESDFEQLARKTEGFSGSDISVCVNEVLFEPVRKTQDAEFFIKTSDGLWVPCGPRQPGAIQTNMQELAAKGLASKITPPPISIRDFDRVLWKQKPTVSKADLEVHERFTKEFGEEG, from the exons ATGTATAGTAATTTCAAGGAGCAGGCAGTAGCTTATGTGAAGCAAGCAGTTGAGGAAGATAATGCTGGAAATTATGCAAAGGCTTTCTCTCTATATATGAATGCTTTGGAGTATTTTAAAACTCATCTGAAATATGAGAAGAATCCCAAGATTAAGGAAGCAATTACCCAGAAGTTTGTGGAGTATTTGAGGAGGGCTGAAGAGATTCGTTCTGTTCTAGATGAGGGAGGTGGTGGGCCGACGTCCAATGGAGATGCTGCTGTTGCGTCGCGCGCAAAGTCAAAGCCAAAGaatggaggaggaggaggaggagaggGTGATGATTCAGAGAATGTAAAGTTAAGAGCTGGGCTTAATTCCGCTATTGTAAGGGAAAAACCTAATGTGAAGTGGAATGATGTAGCAGGGCTTGAGAGTGCCAAGCAGGCATTGCAAGAGGCTGTTATCCTGCCGGTTAAGTTTCCTCAGTTTTTTACTG GCAAGCGTCGACCATGGAGAGCCTTTCTGTTATATGGTCCACCTGGAACAGGAAAGTCATACCTAGCAAAAGCTGTTGCTACAGAAGCAGATTCAACCTTTTTCAG TGTTTCTTCATCAGACCTTGTTTCAAAGTGGATGGGTGAAAGTGAAAAACTTGTGTCAAATCTATTCCAAATGGCCCGAGAAAGTTCTCCTTCAATAGTATTTATAGACGAAATTGACTCCCTATGTGGCCAAAGAGGTGAGGGTAGTGAAAGTGAAGCATCGAGACGTATCAAAACTGAGCTTCTTGTACAGATGCAG GGTGTAGGGCATGATGATGACAAAAAAGTTCTGGTTCTTGCAGCAACAAACACTCCCTACTCATTAGACCAG GCTATTAGACGGAGATTTGACAAAAGAATATACATTCCCCTACCAGATTTGAAGGCAAGGCAACACATGTTCAAG GTACATTTAGGAGATACCCCTCACAACTTGACAGAAAGTGATTTTGAGCAACTAGCTCGGAAAACAGAAGGTTTTTCAGGTTCAGACATTTCTGTGTGT GTAAATGAAGTGTTGTTTGAACCAGTACGTAAAACTCAAGATGCTGAGTTTTTTATTAAGACTAGTGATGGGTTGTGGGTGCCTTGTGGACCTAGACAACCAGGTGCCATTCAGACTAATATGCAGGAGCTTGCAGCAAAAGGCCTAGCTTCAAAG ATTACACCACCACCAATCAGCATAAGGGATTTTGACAGAGTTCTATGGAAACAGAAGCCAACAGTAAGCAAAGCAGATCTTGAGGTGCATGAGAGATTCACGAAGGAGTTCGGTGAGGAAGGATGA